In Alphaproteobacteria bacterium, one genomic interval encodes:
- a CDS encoding GNAT family N-acetyltransferase, whose product MSDLNFRSVCTADIPLVFSWLAEPHVCTFWDSSQAHREDIINFAQGRPTPSEYFGGKFSYWLGMADGIPFALIMTVLTGPGDPVDSIKLAHLSKTGTTYGIDYMIGNPAYVGKGYGARTLQSFITFFQSDVDPTSDVFLIDPAVDNPRARHVYEKAGFKYVATFVSEETKHFLS is encoded by the coding sequence ATGAGTGACCTTAACTTCCGATCCGTATGCACGGCTGATATTCCTTTGGTTTTCTCTTGGTTGGCAGAACCACACGTGTGCACGTTTTGGGATAGCAGCCAAGCACATCGAGAGGATATCATCAATTTCGCCCAGGGACGGCCGACCCCATCAGAGTATTTTGGAGGAAAGTTCAGCTATTGGCTGGGCATGGCTGATGGCATTCCCTTTGCTCTTATTATGACCGTTCTAACGGGGCCAGGTGATCCTGTAGACAGCATTAAGCTGGCGCATTTATCTAAAACCGGCACCACCTATGGTATTGATTACATGATTGGGAATCCGGCGTATGTCGGAAAAGGATATGGTGCTAGGACATTACAGAGCTTTATAACATTTTTTCAAAGCGATGTTGATCCGACATCAGATGTGTTTTTGATTGATCCTGCTGTGGACAATCCCCGTGCAAGACATGTCTATGAAAAAGCAGGATTTAAGTACGTTGCGACTTTTGTTTCTGAAGAGACTAAACATTTTCTTTCCTGA
- a CDS encoding 50S ribosomal protein L17, which translates to MRHNVKGRKFGRDSSHKMAMMNNLAKSLIEHEQIRTTLPKAKDLKSYVERMITVGAKGTLHARRQLISKIGNGMATEKLLTSLKERYAKRSGGYTRVLKAGFRQGDNAAMALIELVDRDMSAKGNTGTGPKSEEKEVEAAEKK; encoded by the coding sequence ATGCGCCATAATGTAAAAGGACGTAAATTTGGACGAGATTCAAGCCACAAAATGGCGATGATGAACAATCTTGCTAAATCTTTGATTGAGCATGAACAGATCCGGACGACGTTGCCAAAAGCAAAAGATCTTAAATCATATGTTGAACGTATGATCACTGTGGGTGCTAAAGGGACGTTACATGCACGCCGTCAATTGATTTCAAAAATTGGCAACGGGATGGCAACAGAAAAACTTTTGACAAGCCTTAAAGAGCGCTACGCAAAGCGTTCAGGTGGATATACTCGTGTATTGAAAGCTGGATTTCGCCAAGGGGATAATGCGGCCATGGCTCTGATTGAATTGGTTGACCGTGATATGTCTGCTAAAGGGAACACTGGAACAGGGCCTAAGTCTGAAGAAAAAGAAGTTGAAGCAGCTGAGAAGAAGTAA
- a CDS encoding DNA-directed RNA polymerase subunit alpha has product MLQKNWQTLTKPDTYKVEELSSFKKSITLKPLERGFGHTLGNALRRVLLSSIRGAAVTAIKIDGVMHEFTSIPGVLEDVADIILNVKGINFVSHADIAKQVTVSAKGPCVVTAGMISATSEITIANPDHVICNLDKDAEFSMTLTVDHGKGYVPASENKNEDMPLGTIAIDSLYSPVKMVIYKVDNTRLGQATNFDKLTLTVETNGTVDPEDAVALAARIMQDQVAPFINFEESKDVKQQVEEEEETVPRALLKKVSELELSVRAANCLKNDNIVYIGDLVLRTEPEMLKTPNFGRKSLNEIKAVLQEMGLSLGMDVPNWPPENIEDLAKKFDDPYN; this is encoded by the coding sequence GTGTTACAAAAAAATTGGCAAACCCTTACTAAACCCGATACCTACAAAGTTGAAGAGCTATCTTCTTTTAAAAAATCTATCACTTTAAAGCCTCTTGAGAGAGGCTTTGGACACACACTTGGGAATGCCCTGCGTCGGGTTTTGTTATCCTCTATCCGCGGTGCTGCGGTTACTGCAATTAAGATTGATGGAGTGATGCACGAGTTCACATCGATTCCAGGTGTGCTTGAAGATGTAGCAGACATCATCTTGAACGTTAAAGGTATCAACTTTGTGTCTCACGCAGATATTGCAAAGCAAGTGACAGTTTCAGCTAAAGGTCCTTGTGTTGTGACAGCTGGTATGATTTCAGCAACGTCTGAGATCACCATTGCCAACCCTGACCACGTGATTTGTAATCTTGATAAAGACGCTGAGTTCTCCATGACATTGACCGTTGACCATGGGAAAGGCTACGTACCAGCATCTGAGAACAAAAACGAAGATATGCCCCTTGGCACCATTGCCATTGACTCTTTATATTCACCCGTAAAAATGGTTATTTACAAGGTTGATAATACTCGTTTGGGTCAGGCAACAAACTTTGATAAATTAACGTTAACTGTTGAAACAAATGGGACTGTTGATCCTGAAGACGCTGTTGCCCTTGCGGCGCGTATCATGCAAGATCAAGTGGCGCCATTCATTAACTTTGAAGAGTCAAAAGATGTCAAACAACAAGTTGAAGAAGAGGAAGAAACCGTTCCCCGGGCCTTGTTGAAAAAAGTATCTGAGCTTGAACTTTCTGTCCGGGCTGCAAACTGCTTGAAAAATGATAATATTGTTTACATTGGTGACCTTGTTCTGCGCACCGAGCCTGAGATGTTGAAAACACCAAACTTTGGGCGTAAATCTTTGAATGAAATTAAAGCTGTTTTGCAAGAAATGGGCTTAAGCCTTGGCATGGATGTGCCAAACTGGCCACCAGAAAACATTGAAGATCTGGCTAAAAAGTTCGACGATCCATACAATTAA